The genomic region CTAAAAATCTTACCATGATATTACAGTTTTTCAGCAATCGGTTCGGCACAGATATTGTTGCATTAAAAGttatttcatttacataaaaaattgCAAAGCACCTTATAAATCAAGAAATactaaaaagcaaaaaaaatggtGAAAGAACTTTGGAAATTAATGCCCTCTCATAACATTTTAGCAAGAAGATGATTttgatttacatttttatatttgtgaTTTGTTTGACATATTAGCTTAGTTATGCAAAATATGCTCTAATTATGTTCAAGTTATATTTTCCTGCTGCAAAATTTGCTGtatatgtgtgtgttgttttctCACTCCAAAATACATGTCTTAAAAGGGTATGGtatcataataaacaaaacaacaactaaatTGAGCCAACCTAAAcacatatatatcatatataacaTCATGGTATTCAATTTGTCATGTAAAACTTCAAACCATAATAACACTGTAATTTTAATTTGTGGTTGATCAGAATAAATAAGGACTGAAAAGGAACATCACTGAATAAGGAAACACTGTAACTAATCACTCAAATTGCAAAGATTATATTTTGATTTACCACAAGAATGAACTTAATTCTTGACATAATGAATAAATGACAGTAAATTCATACATGAATACTCTATGATGATGAATCAtcaataaatatcataaaaacttcatgctttaaatcataaatatactGACTTCATCTATTGTATTGGTACAACTGCTGACCtttctttaatattataaatcacattaaaaacCACATAGAAACATGATATAATAATGTTCagcttaaaaaattattataattattcatgATTTTTAGGTTGTATTGACAACTGACAGTCACTAGTGACAAGACAACATTGccagggctgaacggaaaactgttgtatctcctcctttatttaatatgagttacaacagtcttccgttcacccctcgaaatttaatttattattattttaatttgtataaatctGAAAGGCAataatttacatgtatcaatgctTCAACTAAAACTTAAAGACATAATTATGAATGTGTATGTTataattatttcatgtaaaaacattCTTATAATTTTATAACTAAATTTTTCAAAATACTGCTGCAATGGCATGTAATTAAATCAAATCATTACAGATGATTTTctaaaaaagtacaaataatatAATCAAAATGACCATAAAGTATCACAAATTTAGCATCATGTAATTTGTCCTAATAGCAAACATATTAAGAAGTTCTAATTCGAAAAGAAACTTATTAGATTTCAAATGGGACTTTTAATAACATGCAcaattgtttgtatttaaatgtttttcaattGAAATGCtcaagaaatattattattattattaaccaaTATGAAATTGAAGGGAACAATTTCATAAATTGATATCAGCAATAATCTCACACCTTGCAGTTCTTTAAGAAGTATGAAGGCTACTGACACCTctctatttatttttataaaatctatatattatacaaaattatgTCCTTTCTAAACTTCAATCTATATAATTAAATGATCCCCAAGTAAGAAATGGTAAACATATAAACAATGAACTTGTATTAAATATGAATAGATGcagcatcaaattaaagaaaaattccTGAGTATGAGCTGTGGATGAATAACataaatgaataatgtttttcattatattataaatgatgATCCCAAAGAACACAATATTAAGGGAAGTTAGAATAaggttgtttttaatgttttataacacAAATGATATATGAAAATGTATGTGTTGTTACTTTAgtgctttttttgttactttagtattttaaatagaaatgcattTGGTTGATGCCTGCAAAATTATATAATGCCAAAGTAATATTGTGATTACCACAACATTGTATTATTGTATGGATTAACCAGTTTttccaaagattttttttttatgaaaaccatAAAATGATTAAAGACAGTTTTAACAAAAAGATTGTGGAAAAAAGCTAATTGTAATGCAAGTATATAAACTTTGACAGAATACAACACAAATTAATAAACCATTTGAAATGACATATTGAAACATGCGCCCTTTCTTTTGTTTATGCCTTATTCTATCTTCACATAATACGGTGTTAAAGGTCAATGTGTATTTGCAAGATTCATTATAAATATGCAGTCTATTAATGCAAACCAGTATTTTTTTCCATGCCTTTTCTGCAGAAAAACACTGAAAAAACAATAAGCAATGTCATGAATAAAGAGCTTatataaaaactaaaacaaagaaataaacaactgaataaatgaataaaaattaccttataaaaaaaaattaataatttaaaaacaatcaaaCTGTTTTTAAATCTTTAGtttcaaaaagtaaaaatgtgttgaaatgtgttaaaaaaaagcTTTAATCTTCACATTTCTACTTTTATCAGAACAACAGACATGGAGCATTGTcataatttctgtaaaaaaacaaagtaacaattacaatttaatcaattaatGTTTTACCTCATGAGTGAAAAGCTCAATTATAGATCACCCATTACTTAAAAAAATCGCAAGGATTGCATGAAGATTcagcaatttattttattttgtttttgttcctATTGTTCAGTCAATTAAATCTCAATGCTCAATCATCTAAAATAATGTTTGGGTAATATTCAATATTTGCAGAAACTTTCTCTGACAATTAGTATTTAAAAGATATTGTGTGCTGAAACTATTGGCAAACAACAAAGCAAGAACTATCTGTAATcatgtacattaaaatatatagatgAAAACCAACGACAGtgaaaattatacaaataattgttGGTAGAATCCCATTAAATAGCCTCAGTTTATTCACATCATACCTTTAACCATACATCCGGGATAATACTACAGTGTACCTTTAACCATATATTCGGGATAAAACTACAGTGTACCTTAAACATTCCACCCAAGATATAACATTGAACCTTCAATCTAGAAAATTACATCCCCATACCTTTTATCTTCTATCCATGCTTTTACTAGACCAAACTTTTAACCTTCTATCCAAGATATAAATAGAGTGTTCCTTTAACCTTCTTTCTTTGTTTCACGACAAAAAACCTTTAATCTTACATCCATGATATTACAACACCGTACCTTCCAATGTACTATATAATCCCTGTTACAACACAAAGACAaatgtttttcaagcactttCTAACACCAAACTATCACACAAGTGTGGACAGCTTTGAATCGCCACCACTACTTCCACTGTCCAATCGTGTCCTAGATTCTGAAGTTCTTTGACTCAAAGTCATCGAATGAGGCACAGATGCCATAGCGTGTGAATGGAAAACATTGTCTTGTTTAGCGTTCATCATCACCGCCGCATTTTTTCGATTAATCAAAGCCATGTGGCTATCAGCAGAGTTCTGTAGCTGGGTTGTTTTTGTTGAAGCACTGGCTGATGCAGCTCTAGGTCTCATGTTTTCAACTGACGTATTCCTGCCAATATGATGCCGATACGTTAGAGGCATGGCATGGAAGCTGTGTCTCTGAGTGCCATGCGAATGTATGGAGTCGAACGACTGGTCATGGGTTGAAAACAGTTTCTGGATGTCCCTTGAGCTTGCAAATACTGGCCGCTTATTTAACGACTCAAGGGACACATACTGTCCTTTCCTAAGTTTCTCCTCATATTCAACACTAGCAAGAGAATATTGAGGAAGGTCACTCATGTTTATGTATTCTGCTTGTTCATTTTCATCAATTTCAGACCTGTCTTCATTGATTTCTTTCACTGGTACAGACAAAGGCACTGGTAATTTTCTCTTACCTTTAGATTCCTTGGAGTCTTTATCTTTGATTCCTTTGTTTGATTTTTTGTTCGAGGGCTTGAACATATTCGgcaaaatttgaaataatttacttCCTTTAGAATTGTTGTCCATTTCTTTCTCATGTTTAGCATTTCTTCCCTCCTCCTGTTTTGAAGATGAGGATGATTTTGATGTTTCATGTTTTGAATCACTTTTTGATGCCTGACGGGTTGATGTTTGTCTGGCCATTGTCTCACTTTGAACACATGTTTGCTGCAAGGGGCGAGCGGACCCGAATTCCTGAGTTTGCGGATTATTCTCATCACGGTACATTCTGTTGATTTGTTTAGCCTGAAAATAGTTCACTTTAGAATCAGTCCTACAAAAAATCTCATTCTTGTCATCAAAACCGTTAAAGTTTCGATAATTCATGTCCATTTCACTGAATTTTTCGagcatttcaccactcaaagctTCAAGGGGGGACCTTGGTCCATCACTCTGTACTGCCCCTAAGCGAGGTGTTGCACTAGGCTCATTCACTGGCAGAAAACTTGACACACTTGTACTTCTACTGCTTCGGTTCAAAGAATAAAATCCCTCATCGCCATTAGCACTTTGATAAATATTTCCACTTCCAATTGGCATGCACGCATTTGGTTCCACTACAGCTCGCCTGTAAATGGGTCCCATATTGTCTGTACCAGCCTCACTATCTTGTTCCCAAGCATACGTCTGCCGCTCAACAGGTGGGACTTGGTGTAAAAAGTCATTCATACGTTTAGGTTCCGTCTCCTCAATGCCAGGTCTCCTTACACTTGCATAAGTGTTTCTTACATCATCAGAAACAACCTCACCCTTTGTTGATCTGCGGCGAACCGGTACCGCATAAGTTACATGATCAGCAGGGAACTGTGAGGCATGCATGGGCACAGTCGGATTAAACGGTGGATCTTGCAATGTGGGTGTCCGAGGCAAGACCCTCTCTTGTCGACTGCTCCCACCATTATGGGTCTCGTTGTCATTGGAAACCACATACAGCTTTTGGTTCACTCTATGAAGATCACTCCGTGAAACATTTACAAACTGCGATTCCTCATCTTTATTGTCAAACGCTATGCTTCCTTTTAAACCCGTTTTCCATTCACTGTTTTTTATAGTTCCAAAATGAGACGATTTTAAATTCTTATTACTGTTCTGATTTACCATCTGTTCTTCCTCTATAATTGTCAGTGATCTCAACTGTTCTTGTACGGAATTGTCCTGAGCTTCAATCATGCGTTGTTTACGTCTAACAGCCCAACTTTCACGAACAGAATTAGGCTTTATTGCACCATTGGGTAAAAAACACTTCTTTAATCCACCATTGTCAAAGTTCTCGAAATCATTTGAACCACAGCTCGAAGAAAAAGGTGAAGAAACTGTCCCTGTGCTCGAGAAAGTTCCATATCCATCGTCTGGGGAAACACTTGCGCTGGAGTCGGTGGTGTTTGGTTCAGAAGACACCCTGTCTTCTCTATACTCCCTGTTTGAATAAGGATCAGTTGTTATGTGCAAGGGAGAGATTTTATTTCCCTGACCAGCATCCTCTGCTATTCCATTTGGCACACATTGCCAATCAACATCTTTACCGTTCATGTCTGCGAATGTTATACGCATATTCTTTTTTTTGGAGTGAGTATTAGTATTTGATTTAAGGGTTTCAAGTGATGGTTCTTGTTGGAACCTTTTTGAAGCATATTGCTTGAGACTATGATTGATTTTTTCCTGATTTTTCAACTCCTCTTCTGTGGTCATCATAATCATGGTATCTGCAGAGGCATCGCTATGATCACTCATTGTCTCTAGGTCAAAATTTCGAATCATTTCTTCTGTGGACTCCTTAGTTATATGATTCAATGGCAGCGAAAGCCCGTTGGACCTGCTCCCATTTTCCTCACCGGTATCTTTCTGCCAGAGTTGGTCATGACTTGTGACATTAATTCGGGTCAATGGTTTAGGTTCTGAGGTACTTTGAGGACTGGGATTTGGTGCCATTGGCAACTGACGTTTAATAGCCTGAATCTTACTTCCTGTCATATTCCCTTTTGGGGCTCCACTTGGGGTTGGTCGAGGGGGTGGGGGCCGAGGAGGGGGGTCTGTGTCTTCAAGACTTGTGAAATGAACAGTCCTCGGTCTTGATTTACTCGTGTTCATTAATTCGGATGACCTGGAGTTCAACTGATCGCCTTTGTTCGCCATGTACACAGGTCTAGCGTAGTATGTTTTAGATGCAGCCATGACATAGGATGTTGACCAATCTAGCCAAGCAGATATTTCTTACAGCTGATACTCCGATTGATTTTTATCTTTTAATAGTGAaagcagtcatttcaacaccacgGTATATGGAGAATCTGCACAGACACTTGCTTACTATGTGACTCGGAATCTCTGCTCACCATTCTCTTTTGAAGAAATCAGTTTCTGAAAAAAGAACAAACATAGTTTGAGATTTAGGTCATTATCTGAAATACTCTTATATCTGCATTTGGAATAAAATTATACACAATCAAGACTCCCTGCTTGAGAAACTCACATGCATCTGGTTGATGCATGATAGCCCAGCCCATGTTAAAGCCAAAATATTGGTTGGTTGCTTTGGAATCATAAGGAATGGTTATAAACAACAACTGTGAAAGCAGCAAATATCTGTAGAATGCACTGGTGGTGCAaaacaaaatggtaaaatattCTTAACCTGTCCCATACAGAAAGACAGAGGGACTTTACAATCACTATGTGCTTGTTTGATATTAAGATGCTTGATGCAATGTTTCATCTAaaacttttcaaaaatatttgCATGTAATTTTACCTGGAAATAAAAGATTTGTTAATAATATCTATTTGATACCCATGTTGTTTGATAAAGAATTttaaatatgttgacaatagtTTCAATTGAATACGATTGGGTTATCAGCTTCCAATACTTCACACATTTCAAACAACAAGCACTGTTTacttgtcatttaaaaataatccAAAAGGAGAGATACAATTTCTGTAGATTTATTTCAAGACACATTTTGATCCTGTTTTAAGACCATGCATCCATGTCCCTCTGTTCAAACGTATGTGTTCAGTTAAGGTAGCAGTTGGGTAGTGGCTGCCTATAGCAACTAGCAATTAGAAACCCCACTAATGAGTTCTCAATCCTCCatgacaccaagtacttgttctgcCAAAGAAAAACAATCAAGAGTGCTTCAATTAACCTTAGACTTTTTATGCAATCAATGTAAGATATAGCACACTCTTGGAAAAGAGGACTAAATGCGTTAGCATAAAGTACCCCTATCGTCCATGATTAACCCTTGCAGTTTGCATAAGCTTAgcaaggaggacactttccacataCACTAAATTTttctttagaagagacttcctttaaaagaaaattccTTTAAAGCTGAAAGAATGATCTCttaaaagcctgtgcagactgcacaggttaaacTAGGACAAGACTTAACTAAACTGCATATAGCTCAGTTTCCCAACACAGGGCTCAAAAAGGTTTTAACTAAGTTGCTTTGCTCTCATACAAACAGTGTCTTATTCCTAAGTAGAAACATCCCTTAATTAGGAGAATATATAAATTAACTCTAAAGTTAAACAATATgacaataaacacaaaaataaatgaaatttttcttatgaaattaattttgcaatattttattgaaaatgtaaaatTTCGTATATGGAATTTGGTTCTGAATAGGTCTgaagaatttaataattttctttttaaatacttATCAGCTACAGTGCAAATGTATGCATGCAAACACTGAACACCCTCTTACAACATCACATTTTCTGAAGGGCTAAGTTTTCATACTACATAACATAAACCTGTAGATATCAATACAATACATGCTACTCATACGCTAGAAACTAGGTAAGTAGAAAACATAAATTCTCCAGTAATGAATCAGCCTGTTTGATGTATACTTCAACTACGCTTTGACCTATTTCTCAAATGAGAATTTCACACAAGATAAGTTTTTATATCGAATTTAAGAGGCAGTAATAGGCTGTgtgaatttaaaatcatttagcaatcTGATAACTAATTGTGTGCATTAAGTAAAATAAGTCTTTA from Dreissena polymorpha isolate Duluth1 chromosome 5, UMN_Dpol_1.0, whole genome shotgun sequence harbors:
- the LOC127882217 gene encoding uncharacterized protein LOC127882217 isoform X1; amino-acid sequence: MAASKTYYARPVYMANKGDQLNSRSSELMNTSKSRPRTVHFTSLEDTDPPPRPPPPRPTPSGAPKGNMTGSKIQAIKRQLPMAPNPSPQSTSEPKPLTRINVTSHDQLWQKDTGEENGSRSNGLSLPLNHITKESTEEMIRNFDLETMSDHSDASADTMIMMTTEEELKNQEKINHSLKQYASKRFQQEPSLETLKSNTNTHSKKKNMRITFADMNGKDVDWQCVPNGIAEDAGQGNKISPLHITTDPYSNREYREDRVSSEPNTTDSSASVSPDDGYGTFSSTGTVSSPFSSSCGSNDFENFDNGGLKKCFLPNGAIKPNSVRESWAVRRKQRMIEAQDNSVQEQLRSLTIIEEEQMVNQNSNKNLKSSHFGTIKNSEWKTGLKGSIAFDNKDEESQFVNVSRSDLHRVNQKLYVVSNDNETHNGGSSRQERVLPRTPTLQDPPFNPTVPMHASQFPADHVTYAVPVRRRSTKGEVVSDDVRNTYASVRRPGIEETEPKRMNDFLHQVPPVERQTYAWEQDSEAGTDNMGPIYRRAVVEPNACMPIGSGNIYQSANGDEGFYSLNRSSRSTSVSSFLPVNEPSATPRLGAVQSDGPRSPLEALSGEMLEKFSEMDMNYRNFNGFDDKNEIFCRTDSKVNYFQAKQINRMYRDENNPQTQEFGSARPLQQTCVQSETMARQTSTRQASKSDSKHETSKSSSSSKQEEGRNAKHEKEMDNNSKGSKLFQILPNMFKPSNKKSNKGIKDKDSKESKGKRKLPVPLSVPVKEINEDRSEIDENEQAEYINMSDLPQYSLASVEYEEKLRKGQYVSLESLNKRPVFASSRDIQKLFSTHDQSFDSIHSHGTQRHSFHAMPLTYRHHIGRNTSVENMRPRAASASASTKTTQLQNSADSHMALINRKNAAVMMNAKQDNVFHSHAMASVPHSMTLSQRTSESRTRLDSGSSGGDSKLSTLV